Within the Candidatus Reidiella endopervernicosa genome, the region ATCTCCAGTCCATCAACAAAGGCGAGTAGTGATTCACGGTCGATACCCTGGCCACGGGTCAGCTCCTTGAGCTTCTCGTAGGGCTTCTCGATGCCGTAGCGGCGCATCACCGTCTGGATCGGCTCGGCTAGCACCTCCCAGGTGGCGTTGAGATCGTCGGCGATACGTTGCGGATTGACCTCGAGCTTATTGATGCCGCGCAGGGTCGAGCTGTAGGCGATGGTGGAGTAGGCGATACCAACCCCCATGTTGCGCAGTACCGTTGAGTCGGTCAGGTCACGCTGCCAGCGAGAGATCGGCAGTTTCATCGCCAGATGGTCGAAGATCGCATTGGCCAGCCCCAGGTTGCCCTCGGAGTTCTCAAAGTCGATCGGGTTGACCTTGTGCGGCATGGTCGAGGAGCCAACCTCACCGGCGATGGTCTTCTGTTTGAAGTAGCCGAGCGAGATGTAACTCCAGATGCGGGTAAAATCGATCAGAATGGGTGTTGAGCATGCGGGATCGCACGATAGACACTCTCGGCATATAGTCGTGGACCTCGGGATCTGGGTGGGTAGGGGTTCCATTCAAGACCGAGACTGGTGACAAAACCCTCGGCAATCGCCGCCCAGTCGAGTTCTGGATAGGCACTGAGATGGGCGTTGTAGTTGCCGACCGCACCGTTGATCTTGCCCAGAATCGGCACACCAATCAGCAGTTCGCGCTGACGCTTAAGACGGTAGACGACGTTGGCCATCTCCTTGCCGAGCGTGGAGGGGGAGGCGGGCTGGCCGTGGGTGCGAGAGAGCATCGGCACATCGGCGTTGTTGTGGGCCAGTGCGGTGATGGCAGAGATTAGATCATCCATCATCGGCAGTACCACCTGGGTGCGACCTTCGCGCAGCATCAGGGCGTGGGAGAGGTTGTTGATATCCTCGGAGGTGCAGGCGAAATGAATAAATTCGCTGATCGCCTCCAGCTCCGCATTGCCCTCGATCTTCTCCTTGAGAAAGTACTCAACCGCCTTTACGTCGTGGTTGGTGGTGCGCTCGATATTTTTTACCCGCTGCGCATCTTCTTCGGAGAACTTCTCAGCGATCTCATTGAGCAGATTATTGGCATGTTCGCCCAGAGGGGGTACTTCGGCAATGCCAGGATTGGAAGCGAGCATCTGCAGCCAGCGCACCTCAACGACTACGCGGTGTTTGATCAGGCCAAATTCACTGAAAATTGGGCGTAGATCGTCGGTTTTAGAACCATAACGGCCGTCGACGGGTGAAACTGCTGTTAATGATGAAAGATCCATGCCTGCTCCAGAGCTCAAAATTGAATCGGGCAATAATACACCAAGCGACCGGCTGAGGGATCAAATTGAGGCCATATCAGACTCGAGAAAACATCACTAATAGTGTTTAATATATGCCACCCTTTACAGTGACCGTCGGTAGCTCGGATAGAGCTGTAACGCAGGTCAACAATAAGAATGGATTGTGACGATAGATGACAGATTCTCAGGAGACACCCTCGGTTCTACTGGTCGATGATCAGGAGATGGTCGCGCACCTGATTCGCGACATGTTATCGAACGATCCCGAGGTCGCCTTTCACTACTGTCAGGAGGCAACCAGTGCGATTGCGATGGCGAGTGAGGTGGGTGCTACCACCATTCTGCTCGATCTGGTGATGCCCGATGTTGATGGCATGATGTTACTGAAGTATTTCCGAGCCAATCCTGCCACCCGTGATGTACCGATTATCGTGCTTTCCAGCCGTGAGCAGCCGGAAACTAAACGCAACGCCTTTCAGCCCGGGAGTCGCTATTTTTGCGAAAGTTTGTTTTGGGCATCCAAGCCCAAGCAAACAGCAAAAACTTAACGCGACCGTTTATGCCTACGGCGCCCCGACGTCCTGCGTTCGTTGCGTAATCACCTCTTCGCGGCTCTACACAACTCCCTCAGTGACTCTACGCCGACATAAAGCCGCTGCTGCATCTTCTTCGTCGTCCGCTCGCGCTCTCAACTACGAATAGGCAGACGGCGTCGACTATCGGGGACTAACCGCCCTCACTTCGCTCTCCATGGCGGTCAGCGTCGGTGCCACCGACTATCTGGTTAAACCGCCTGAGCAGATCGAGCTGATCGCCCGTGTGCGATCCCACTTCCGCCAGTATCTTGACCGCAAAGAGCGTGATGCGGCGCTGCAGGAGCTGCAGTCGGCTCAGCAGGAGCTGGAGCGGATGAACGAAGAGCTGAAGAAGCTCTCGCTCACCGATGCCCTGACCAGTGTTCCTAATCGTCGCTACTTCGATGAGAGCATGGAGCGCGAGTTCAGTCGTGCGCAACGCGACCAGCATGAGATCTCGGTCATCATGATCGATATCGACAACTTCAAGAAGTACAACGACAGCTACGGTCACCTCGAGGGTGACAGCTGCCTGCAGCTGGTGGCCAAGGCGATGAGTGACGCGGTTAAACGTCCCACCGATACCATCGCCCGTTACGGTGGTGAAGAGTTCTCGATTCTGCTGCCCGAGACACCCCTCGAGGGTGCCAAAGAGGTGGCTGAGGTGGTTCGAGCCGCCGTTGAGGCACTCGGCATCGAACATAAAGAGAATCCCCCCGGTGTGGTTACCGTGAGTCTCGGAGTTGCCACCGTTATTCCAGATAATGAAAATATAAATAAGCCGGTTAGTTTCGTTAATCTTGCTGATAAAGCGCTCTATAACGCCAAGGAGACGGGTCGTAACCGCTTCGTGGCAGCGGGCGATTAGTCAATAATCCCCAGTTTTATTGCCCGTTCTGGGCACAGGCACCTCAACAGGGTAGAATCACCCTTTTTAATACCCGACTATTCTTATCAGGTGAATAAATAGATGCTTGAAGCTTACAGAGAACACGTCGCCGAGCGCGAGGCCGAAGGCCTGCCACCGCTTGTCCTGAGTGCTGAACAGACCAGTGAACTGATGGAGTTGCTCAAACAACCCCCCGCTGGCGAGGAACAGACACTCATCGACCTTATTACCCATCGCGTGCCACCCGGCGTTGATGATGCCGCCTACGTCAAGGCCGCCTTTCTCACCGATATCGCCAAGGGGAGTGCCACCTCGCCACTGATCGACAAGGCGCGTGCCACCGAACTGCTCGGCACCATGATGGGTGGTTTCAATATCAACAGTCTGGTCGAACTGCTAGACGATTCCGAGCTGGCGACTACCGCCGCAGCGGCGTTGAGCAAGACCCTGTTGGTGGCCGATGCCTATCACGATGTGATGGAGAAGGCGGCTTCGAACGCTCACGCCAAACAGGTTGTTGATGCCTGGGCCGAAGCGCTCTGGTTTACCGATCGCGAGCCGCTCGCTGAAGAGATCAAGGTCACCGTCTTCAAGGTACCCGGTGAGACCAACACCGATGATCTCTCTCCCGCCTCCGAGGCGTGGAGCCGTCCCGATATCCCACTGCACGCCAAGGCGATGCTGGTCTCCAAGATGCCCGATGCGTTGGAGAAAATCGCCGAGCTGAAGCAGAAGGGGCTACCGCTCGCCTATGTCGGTGATGTGGTTGGTACCGGCTCTTCACGTAAATCGGCGATCAACTCGGTGCTCTGGCATATGGGTGAGGATATTCCCTATGTGCCCAACAAACGTCAGGGTGGAGTGGTGATCGGTGGCAAGATCGCACCGATCTTCTTCAACACCGCAGAGGACTCGGGGGCGCTGCCGATTGAGTGTGACGTGTCGAAGATGGAGATGGGCGATGAGCTGACCATCAAACCGTTTGAAGGGAAGGTCTACAACGGGGCGGGTGAGGTGGTTGCCGAGTTCGATCTCAAGCCGAGCACCATGTCTGACGAGGTGCGTGCCGGTGGCCGTATACCGCTGATCATCGGCCGTTCGCTGACCGACAAGACCCGTGAGGCGCTTGGCCTCTCACCCTCAGAGACCTTTATCCGTCCGGTTGCACCGGCCGACTCCGGTAAGGGCTTTACCCTGGCACAGAAAATGGTTGGCAAGGCGTGTGGTGTTGAGGGTGTGCGTCCCGGCACCTACTGCGAGCCGCGTATGGCCACGGTCGGTTCTCAGGACACCACCGGTGCGATGACCCGTGACGAGCTCAAGGAACTCGCCTGTCTCGGTTTCTCCGCCGATCTGGTGATGCAGAGCTTCTGTCATACCGCTGCCTATCCAAAGCCGATCGATATCAAGCTGCAGCACACGCTGCCCGATTTCATCACCTCACGTGGTGGTGTCTCGCTGCGTCCGGGTGACGGCATCATCCACTCCTGGCTCAATCGCATGTTAATGCCCGATACCGTCGGCACGGG harbors:
- a CDS encoding diguanylate cyclase, with product MAVSVGATDYLVKPPEQIELIARVRSHFRQYLDRKERDAALQELQSAQQELERMNEELKKLSLTDALTSVPNRRYFDESMEREFSRAQRDQHEISVIMIDIDNFKKYNDSYGHLEGDSCLQLVAKAMSDAVKRPTDTIARYGGEEFSILLPETPLEGAKEVAEVVRAAVEALGIEHKENPPGVVTVSLGVATVIPDNENINKPVSFVNLADKALYNAKETGRNRFVAAGD
- a CDS encoding response regulator yields the protein MTDSQETPSVLLVDDQEMVAHLIRDMLSNDPEVAFHYCQEATSAIAMASEVGATTILLDLVMPDVDGMMLLKYFRANPATRDVPIIVLSSREQPETKRNAFQPGSRYFCESLFWASKPKQTAKT
- the acnB gene encoding bifunctional aconitate hydratase 2/2-methylisocitrate dehydratase, which encodes MLEAYREHVAEREAEGLPPLVLSAEQTSELMELLKQPPAGEEQTLIDLITHRVPPGVDDAAYVKAAFLTDIAKGSATSPLIDKARATELLGTMMGGFNINSLVELLDDSELATTAAAALSKTLLVADAYHDVMEKAASNAHAKQVVDAWAEALWFTDREPLAEEIKVTVFKVPGETNTDDLSPASEAWSRPDIPLHAKAMLVSKMPDALEKIAELKQKGLPLAYVGDVVGTGSSRKSAINSVLWHMGEDIPYVPNKRQGGVVIGGKIAPIFFNTAEDSGALPIECDVSKMEMGDELTIKPFEGKVYNGAGEVVAEFDLKPSTMSDEVRAGGRIPLIIGRSLTDKTREALGLSPSETFIRPVAPADSGKGFTLAQKMVGKACGVEGVRPGTYCEPRMATVGSQDTTGAMTRDELKELACLGFSADLVMQSFCHTAAYPKPIDIKLQHTLPDFITSRGGVSLRPGDGIIHSWLNRMLMPDTVGTGGDSHTRFPIGISFPAGSGLVAFAAALGVMPLDMPESVLVRFKGDMQPGVTLRDLVNAIPHAAIQQELLTVEKAGKKNIFSGRIVEIEGLPDLKVEQAFELSDASAERSAAGCTVHLNEAPIIEYLNSNITLLKWMIANGYDDKRTLSRRIESMQKWIADPQLLGPDADAEYAAVVEVDLNEIKEPIVACPNDPDDVKLLSEVAGNKIDEVFIGSCMTNIGHYRAAGKVLEADGGSVPTRLWIAPPTKMDEHQLTEEGYYSIFGKSGARTEMPGCSLCMGNQARVADEAVVFSTSTRNFPNRLGKDAQVYLGSAELAAVAALLGKLPTSEEYREKVALLDTMADDVYRYLNFDQIDKYQGVAKAVQIPVVAA